One Halodesulfovibrio sp. MK-HDV genomic window carries:
- a CDS encoding phage regulatory CII family protein: MRSELTKIVHELVLNSPIPAKALAKEIGKPYSTLLREVNPYDAGAKLGVETLMDIMKKTGNVEPLEYIAQEMGFAIVDPKLMAEPSDTANLAEIA; the protein is encoded by the coding sequence ATGCGTTCAGAGTTAACTAAGATTGTCCATGAACTGGTGTTAAACAGTCCGATTCCAGCAAAAGCGCTCGCGAAAGAAATTGGCAAGCCGTATTCGACCTTGCTGCGCGAAGTTAATCCGTATGATGCCGGAGCTAAGTTGGGCGTTGAAACATTGATGGACATAATGAAGAAAACTGGAAACGTTGAACCATTAGAGTACATTGCTCAAGAAATGGGATTTGCGATTGTAGATCCAAAACTTATGGCAGAGCCGAGTGACACTGCTAATCTCG